One bacterium DNA window includes the following coding sequences:
- the cas2 gene encoding CRISPR-associated endonuclease Cas2: protein MFVVISYDIQDDKKRFKVSQILENYGTRVQYSVFECIIDDEQLKKIKEKTGEIIDKENDSIRFYIICEGCLKKVEIIGIGEITKDMDFYII, encoded by the coding sequence ATGTTTGTGGTAATAAGTTATGATATTCAGGATGATAAAAAAAGATTTAAGGTAAGTCAGATACTTGAAAATTATGGCACACGCGTTCAGTATAGTGTTTTTGAATGTATTATAGATGATGAGCAATTAAAAAAGATAAAAGAAAAGACAGGTGAGATAATAGATAAAGAGAATGATAGCATAAGATTTTATATAATATGTGAAGGTTGTTTAAAAAAAGTAGAGATAATTGGCATAGGAGAGATTACAAAAGACATGGATTTTTATATAATTTAA
- the cas1 gene encoding CRISPR-associated endonuclease Cas1, giving the protein MATLYITEQGAKLKKEDKRFVIEKEDSVIFEIPEFKVDKVFIFGNIQITTQALKFLLTSGIDTSFFTIYGKFIGKLQPVESKNVLLRIKQFEKYNSDEFRVEISKKFVEGKINNIKNFLQKYQRNHPEIDFSGEIKEIEENLEELKRKNSVSSIVGLEGRCSAIYFDCFGKMILKNFEFEKRVPRNPKDPVNSLLSFGYSILTSEVFSILQAIGFDPYLGFMHSVEYGRPALALDLMEEFRQVIIDRLVLEIINKEIIKGDGFREEEEGKIYLNEASIKEYLKQYERRILTEINYEDQTMNYRKLIQHQIRKFEKTILENCEYLPFELK; this is encoded by the coding sequence TTGGCGACATTATATATTACAGAACAGGGTGCAAAATTAAAGAAAGAAGATAAAAGATTTGTAATTGAAAAAGAAGACAGTGTTATATTTGAAATTCCTGAATTTAAAGTTGATAAAGTTTTTATTTTTGGGAATATACAAATCACAACTCAGGCATTAAAATTTTTACTTACATCAGGCATTGACACTTCCTTTTTTACAATCTATGGTAAATTTATAGGAAAACTTCAGCCGGTTGAATCAAAAAATGTTCTTTTAAGAATAAAACAGTTTGAAAAATATAATTCAGATGAATTTAGAGTTGAAATCTCAAAAAAGTTTGTAGAAGGCAAAATTAACAACATAAAAAATTTTCTACAGAAATACCAGAGAAATCATCCAGAAATTGATTTTTCAGGTGAAATAAAAGAAATTGAAGAAAACCTTGAAGAACTTAAAAGAAAAAATTCTGTTTCATCTATAGTTGGACTTGAAGGTAGATGTTCTGCAATTTATTTTGATTGTTTTGGAAAGATGATACTTAAAAACTTTGAATTTGAAAAAAGAGTACCGAGAAATCCAAAAGACCCTGTAAATTCACTTTTAAGTTTTGGTTATTCTATTTTAACAAGTGAGGTATTTTCAATTTTACAGGCAATAGGTTTTGACCCTTATCTTGGATTTATGCATTCAGTAGAGTATGGAAGACCTGCACTTGCTCTTGATTTAATGGAAGAATTCAGACAGGTAATTATTGATAGATTGGTACTTGAAATAATTAACAAAGAGATAATAAAGGGAGATGGTTTTCGTGAAGAAGAGGAAGGAAAAATTTATTTAAATGAGGCATCTATAAAAGAATATTTAAAACAGTATGAGAGAAGAATTTTAACTGAAATAAATTATGAAGACCAGACAATGAATTACAGAAAACTTATTCAACACCAGATAAGGAAATTTGAGAAAACAATACTGGAAAACTGTGAATATTTACCTTTTGAGTTGAAATAA